Proteins found in one Zea mays cultivar B73 chromosome 1, Zm-B73-REFERENCE-NAM-5.0, whole genome shotgun sequence genomic segment:
- the LOC542031 gene encoding histone acetyltransferase complex component102 has protein sequence MGRSRGVQNSGDDDTVHRSKRRRVASGGDATDSVSAGIGGAGEGGGKKALYHCNYCNKDISGKIRIKCSKCPDFDLCVECFSVGAEVTPHRSNHPYKVMDNLSFPLICPDWNADEEILLLEGIEMYGLGNWLEVAEHVGTKSKLQCIDHYTTAYMNSPCYPLPDMSHVNGKNRKELLAMAKVQGESKKGTSLLPGELTPKAESPFSPSRVKVEDALGEGLAGRSPSHIAVGANKKASNVGHIKDGSNVSKVEDGHVDRSVGVKKPRYSADEGPSLTELSGYNAKRHEFDPEYDNDAEQALAEMEFKETDSETDRELKLRVLRIYLSRLDERKRRKEFILERNLLFPNPLEKDLTNEDREVYHRYKVFMRFLSKEEHEALVRSVIEERKIRRRIQELQECRSAGCRTLAEAKIHIEQKRKKEYELNAQKAKESNHLIANTKLVQKMNRPMKIESDGNLDPKKGGVGLDSPKTTGLTSVKQWDDWDIVGLPGAELLSASEKLLCCQNRLLPSHYLRMQEVLMQEIFKGSVLKKEDAHVLFKVDPTKVDSVYDMVTKKLGNHVELPTV, from the exons ATGGGGCGGTCGCGAGGGGTGCAGAATTCCGGCGACGACGACACCGTACACAG GTCGAAGCGGAGGAGGGTCGCATCGGGCGGGGATGCGACGGACTCCGTTTCCGCTGGCATCGGGGGAGCTGGAGAAGGAGGGGGCAAGAAAGCGCTCTACCACTGCAATTACTGCAACAAGGACATCTCTGGGAAGATACGGATCAAATGCTCCAAGTGCCCTGACTTCGACCTTTGCGTGGAGTGCTTCTCTGTTGGCGCTGAAGTCACCCCACATCGCAGCAACCATCCTTACAAAGTCATG GACAACCTGTCTTTCCCACTTATTTGCCCAGATTGGAATGCAGACGAAGAAATTCTCCTCCTTGAG GGAATTGAAATGTATGGTCTGGGAAACTGGCTTGAAGTTGCAGAGCATGTTGGTACCAAGTCTAAGTTACAGTGTATTGATCATTACACAACAGCATACATGAACTCACCTTGTTATCCCCTACCG GATATGTCTCATGTTAATGGCAAGAACAGGAAGGAGCTTCTAGCTATGGCTAAAGTGCAGGGTGAAAGTAAAAAAG GGACTTCACTGTTGCCTGGAGAGCTGACTCCTAAGGCTGAATCTCCATTTTCTCCCTCCAGGGTCAA GGTGGAAGATGCACTTGGAGAAGGTCTAGCAGGTCGATCACCTTCGCACATAGCTGTTG GTGCAAATAAAAAAGCTTCAAATGTGGGACATATTAAAGATGGGTCTAATGTATCAAAAGTTGAAG ATGGTCATGTCGATAGAAGTGTTGGTGTGAAGAAGCCCAGATATTCTGCAGATGAAGGCCCTTCGTTGACTGAACTGAGTGGATACAATGCAAAGAGACACGAGTTTGACCCAGAGTATGATAATGATGCCGAACAAGCGCTTGCTGAGATGGAATTTAAAGAAACTGATTCAGAAACTGATCGTGAACTGAAACTCCGTGTGCTGCGTATTTATCTGTCCAG GCTTGAtgaaagaaaaaggagaaaagaGTTCATATTGGAAAGGAATTTATTGTTTCCTAATCCCTTGGAGAAGGATCTTACAAATGAAGACAGGGAAGTTTACCATCGGTATAAGGTCTTCATGCGTTTTCTTTCCAAGGAGGAACATGAAGCCCTTGTTAGGAGTGTCATTGAAGAGCGAAAAATTCGGAGGAGAATTCAAGAACTCCAG GAATGTCGTTCTGCTGGATGCCGCACACTTGCTGAAGCAAAGATACACATAGAGCAAAAGAGGAAAAAAGAATACGAGCTGAATGCCCAAAAAGCTAAGGAAAGTAACCACCTTATTGCAAATACTAAATTGGTGCAGAAGATGAATCGACCTATGAAGATTGAGTCTGATGGGAATTTGGATCCAAAGAAAGGTGGTGTTGGCTTAGATTCTCCTAAAACTACAGGACTTACAAGTGTTAAGCAGTGGGATGACTGGGATATAGTTGGTCTTCCTGGGGCGGAGCTATTAAGTGCTAGC GAAAAGCTTCTATGTTGCCAGAACAGACTGCTACCCAGTCATTACCTGAGAATGCAGGAGGTGCTGATGCAGGAGATATTCAAGGGTAGTGTCCTAAAGAAGGAAGACGCACACGTCTTGTTTAAGGTTGATCCTACCAAAGTAGATAGTGTTTATGATATGGTAACAAAAAAGCTGGGCAACCATGTGGAGTTGCCTACGGTCTAG